CAGGACGACGCCTTCGGCATCTCCCGAATCGTTGGCCGCCATGAGCCCCGAGTCGACCTCGCGGACTTCGAGCGCCTCCAGGACGGCATAGCCGATCTCGGACTGGCCGTCGGACAGGCGGAAGAGCTGGAGCCCCTCTTCGGGAAGTGCACAGCCATCGACGCCGGCCAGCGGCACGAGCCGGTCGCCAAGCACGACCAGGCTGCGCCCGCCATCGTTCTCCACCGCGTCGAGGCCAACTTCCTCGAGCCGTTCGACGATGGCCATGGGCATGACCTTGCGCTTGCCGTCGAGGCCGATGAACAGCAGCACCGCGGTCTTGCGCTCCGGCGCGGCGGCCTCGCCGGCATCCACGCGCCGCTCGCTCCGCTCCAGCATGTCGAGCTGAAGCCCGGCCTTGCGGGCGAGCCCGGTCACTTCGAGCAGCAGGATCGGATTGCCGTCGTCGCTCAAGGTCGTCCCGGCATAGAGCCCGGTCGCGATGATCGCCGGCGCCACGGGCTTCACCACCAGTTCGCCGTGCCCGTCGAGCCGGTCGACCGCGAGCGCGAAAAGCTCGCCGCCGGTGAGCCGCATTACGATCAGCGTCCAGTCGTCGCTCTCAACGCCACTGGCCAGGCCCAGAAGTTCGGCCAGGACGAGGCAGGGCAAGCGGCGCTCGCGGATTTTCGCCAGCATGGCGCCGTCGAAGCGCGAAATCTCGACATTGCCGTCGCCGGCGTGGACGATCTCCTCGATCGAGGACCGCGGCACGGCGAAGTGCTGATCGCTGATCGTGACGGTCAGTGCCGGAATGATCGTCAGGGTCAGCGGCACACGCAGCGTGATGCGGGTGCCGCGGCCCAAGGTGCTCTCGATCTCGACCGAGCCGCCGACGCGCTCGATATTGGCACGCACCACGTCCATGCCGACGCCACGGCCGGAGATTGCGGTCACGGCTTCTGCCGTCGACAGGCCCGCCGCGAAAATGAGGTCGGTGCGCTCGCGCTTCGACAGGCGCGCAGCTTCGGCCGTGTCGACGATCCCCGCCGCCAGTGCTTTCTCGACCAGCTTGGCATCGTCGATACCTCGCCCGTCATCGACCACGTCGATCAGGATCTGGTTGCCCGACTGGCGCGCCGAAATGGCCAGCAGCCCGGTCTCGCGCTTGCCGGCAGCCAGACGCACGCCGGGCGCTTCGATACCATGGTCGATCGCGTTGCGGATGATGTGGGTCAGCGGATCGCGGATGATCTCGATCATCTCGCGGTCGAGCTCGACGTCACCGCCGGCGATATCGACCAGGGTCTGCTTGCCGAGTTCGCTCGACAGGTCGCGGACCAGCCTCGGCAGGACCGAGAGCAGGCCTTCGAGGCGCTGCATCCGCGTCCGCGTCATCGCGTCGCGGACATCGGCGATGATCGTCGACAGGCGTTCGAAAGGTTCTTCGACCGCCGCGTCCACGCCGCTCTCGCGCAGGCGACGGGCGAGTTCGTTGCGGGCGAGGACCATGTCCGAGACGCCGCTCATTACCTTGTCGAGCAGTTCCACCGGCAGGCGGATCGACCGCTGGGCTGAGGCCGCCTTGGCCTGATGATCGCCTCCTGCGGCGAGCGGCGCCTGAAGTTCTTCCGCGGGCGCTTCGGCCTGGGGCTTGAGCGCTTCGAGCAGAGCGGTCTCGCTATCTGGAAACTCGACCCCGGCCTCTATCGCGTCCGCCATGTCGCCGATCCGGTCGACGATGGCGAGAATGGCATCGACCAGCCGCGAATCGGCCCGCCGCCGGCCTGCGCGCACATCTTCGAGCACATCCTCGGCCGCATGGCTCAGCGCCTGCAGGCGCGGCAGGTCGAGAAAGCCGCAGTTGCCTTTGACCGTGTGGAAGAAGCGGAAGATGGAGTCGAGCCTGGCCCGGTCGCTCGGGTCTTCCTCCCAGGCAACGAGCTCCCCACCCAATGCCTCGAGCATTTCGCGGGTCTCAGCCAGAAAGTCCTCGAGCAGTTCGTCCATTGCCAGCCCCTAAGATGGGCTGACTATGGAGCCGAAGGATTTAACCAAGCGTTAGAGCGGTCGTGGTCGTGGCGAGGCCAGCGCGGATGGCCCCATTTCCATTTCGTCAAGATTTTCGACCTAGCATCAGTTCCTGCGCGAGGGGGTTGCTCCAGTGATCGAAATCGAAGTTCAGAACGAGACGCACCAGACCCAGACGTGCTTGCGGTTCGCCGCAGTGCCGCGGATGGGCGAAGGCATCAGGCTGATGGAGCCCGATGGCTTCTGGGCGTCCTACGACATCATCGACCTCTGGTACCAGAAGGCCGAATTCGGCGACATCTGGATGCCCTACATCCACGTCAAGATGACCGCGTCCGAGCTGGCCGCCAAGGCCAAGAAGGGCGCGAAACCCAGCGCCACCGACCAGCAGCAGATCGTCGATACGGCCAAGAAGGTCGCCGACATCCTGCAGGCCAGCGGTGGCGAAGTGACGCCCGAGCCCGAGGAGATGCACCATTCTTGACGGTCTGATCAAGCGCACCGGCGGTGCGGCGCGGCGTCCTCTGCGCGAAGCCATCAGCGAGGCGGCCAGCGCGCCCAAGCCGGTCGTCCAGCCCCGGCCCCGCCCGGCCGAACCGGCGCGCGAGCGGCACTGCCTGATCGTCGATGATTCGCGGATGATCCGCAAGTTCGCCCGCGGCATCCTCGAAGGCCTGGGCTACAAGGTGGCCGAGGCCGAGAACGGCGAGGAAGCTCTGCAGCGGTGCAAGGCGGCCATGCCCGACCTCATCCTTCTCGACTGGAACATGCCGGTGATGAGCGGCGTCGAATTCGTCTCGGCCCTGCGCCAGGAACAGGCCAGCCTGCGGCCCAAGGTGGTGTTCTGCACCTCGAATGCCGACAGCGACCATATCCGCAAGGGCATCGAAGCCGGCGCCGACGAATATGTCATCAAGCCGTTCGACCAGCCAACCCTGCAGGGCAAGCTGGCGCGCATCGGCGCGGCCTAGCCTACGAGGTCGACCCGCCGAGCGCCTCCACCAGCGCAACGCTCATCCGCATCCGCTCGACCTGGACGGTCAGGAGCGAGCGCTGTGCATCGAGCGCATCGGTCTGGGCCGTGACGACTTCGAGATAGTCCGATGCGCCGTCGCGATAGCGCGTGAAGGCAAGATCGCTCGTGCGCTCTGCCGCCTGGGCCGCGTCGCGCTGATCGACGATCTGGGTGGCGAGGTGGTTCATCGCGGCGACGCCGTCTTCGACCTGGCGGAACGCGCCGAGCACGGTGCCGCGGTAGTCGGCTGCCATTTCATCGTATTCGCCGCGCGAGAGCTTGACCTGCGCGGTGCGCCGGCCGCCATCGAACAGCGAGAGCACCGCCGACAGCGGCCCGAGGCCCCAGAAAGTGTTGGGCGTGGTCAGCAGGCTGCCTTGCGTGGTCTCCCAGCCGCCCGCGAGACCCAGCGTGATGCTGGGGAAGAAGGCGGCGCGCGCCACGCCGATCCGGGCGTTCGCCGCGAACATGCGGCGCTCGGCGGCCGCCACGTCGGGCCGGCGCTGGAGTAGCTCGGAAGGGGCGCCTGCGGGCACTTGCGGCGCATCGAGCGGCTGGACCCGCGCCGGCACCGAAAAGTCCGAGGCGAGCGCGCCGACCAGCGCCGCCAGTTCGTGCTCGGTCGCCGCGCGCTGGTTGGCGACGTCCGAAATCTGCGAACGGGCGTTGCTGAGCGCGGTGCGCGAGCGGTTGACGTCGATGCCCGATGCAATGCCGCCGTCGTGGCGCGTCGCGGTGAGTTGATAGGCGCGGTCGAAGGCTGCGACCGTGCGATTCAGCAGGTCGGCCTGGGCGTCGAGCCCGCGCAGACGGAAATAGGCATCGGCGACCGAGGCCTGCAGACTGAGCCGAGCCGAAGCGAGGTCGGCCGCGCTCGCCTGGGCATCGGCGCGCGATGCCTTCACGCCGTTGCGGATGCGACCCCAGAGGTCGAGCTCGTAGTCGAGCGTGCCGCCGATACTGAAATCGTTGTAGGTCTGCGGCGTGCCGTTCCCGAGCGGGCGGTTGCCCGACAGCCGTTGACGACCGGCATCGCCCTCGACACCGACTTGCGGGAAGAGATCCGCCGCATCGACACGCGCAGAGGCGCGGGCCTGGTCATAACGCGCCAGCGCCGCGGCCAGCGTCGGGCTGGCCGCCTCGGCGCGGGTCTCGAGATCGTCGAGCACCGGATCGCCGAAGGCCTTCCACCAGGCGCCGCGCGGCAGGCCGTCCATCGGTTCGGCCGCGGTCCAACCGGCGACTTCCTTGTAGGCGGAGGGGACGGCGGTCTTCGGCGGCTGGTAGTCCGGCGCCATCGAGCAGCCGGCAAGCAGAACGGGTATCAGCGCCGCCAGTGGCTTATTTCGCATTCGCCGCTCCCTTGGCGGCCGCGCGCTGCACTTTCACCTGGTCGCCGCTGCGGATCGAGTCGGGCGGGGAATCGATCACGCGGTCGGCCCCGGTGATGCCCGAGACCACGACGGTGCTGCCCTCGTCCCGAACGATCGCAACGGGCTTGACGGTAACGTGATTGTCGGCGCCGACCACCACCGCGGCAGGCCCGTTGTTGCTGTAGAGGATCGCGCTGCCTGGCAGGGTGACGCCGGTCCCCTTGGGGCCGCCACCGGCGAAGCTGACCTGCGCGAAGGCGCCCGGCTTCAGCGCGCCGTCGGGATTGGCCGCCTGGAGCTCGACGAGGACAGCGCCCGACTGCGCATCGACCGCCTGGGCGCTGCGCGTCATCGTCGCGTCGAATGTGCGGCCGGGAAACTCGGGCAGCGTCAGCTTCGCGGCCTGGCCGGGATGGACGCTGGCCGAATAGCCCTGCGGCACGCGGACGTAGATGCGCATGCGCGTGACGTCGGAAACCGTGAACAGCGGCTGCGAGGCGGCCGTGCCCGAAACCACGAGCGCGCCGATCTGCGCCGAACGGCTGGTGACGACGCCCGCGAAAGGCGCGGACAGGCGGGTGAAGCCCTGCAGCGCCTGGAGCCGGCGGACGTTGGCCAGCGAGGCGTTGGACAGCGCCGACTTGGCAGCGAGATCGCCCGACTTCTCGTCGGCTTCCTGCTTCGAGACCGCATCCTTGGCGAGCATCGCGCTCCAGCGCCGCTCGGTCGAGGCGGCCAGGCGCTGGTTGGCGATCGCGGTCTGGTAGTCGGCGCGCGCCTGGGCGAGCTGCTGGTCGACCTCGGGCGCGTCGAGCACGGCGAGGGTCTGGCCGGCCGCGACATGATCGCCGATGTCGACTAGCCAGCGCCGGACATAGCCGTTGGTCCGCGCATAGATCGGCGCGGAGTTGTAGGCCTGGACATTGCCCGGAAGCACGAGGGTGCCGCCGTCCCCGTCCGCAGTTGGGGACAGGACGGACACCGTGGGGACGGCGGCCTGCGCGGAGGTCGCGCGCAGTTGGTTGACCGAATGCGCCCGCATCGCGGCACCGCCGGCGACGACGAGCAAAGCTACGGCAGCGACGCCGATGCCGATGCGCTTGAGCTTGCGGCTGTCCGGGCCAGGCCCGGCGTAGATGTCGTAGGACTCTTCGGGAGGCGAGATGTCATGCATGGCTGGGCTGCAGTTCCGAGGGGCTCGCCGCGGCGCGGGGGCGCCGGTGGGCGAGGCTGAAGACGGTGGGGACGAAGAACAGCGTGGCGATCGTCGCGAAGATCAGTCCGCCGATCACGGCGCGGCCGAGCGGCGCGTTCTGCTCGCCGCCCTCGCCCAGTCCGAGCGCCATCGGCAGCATGCCGATGACCATGGCCAGTGCAGTCATCAGCACCGGGCGGAAGCGGACGCGGCCGGCCTCGATCGCGGCCTGCAAGGCGTCGCCGTGCAGCGCCAGCTGCTCGCGTGCGAAGCTGACCACGAGGATCGAGTTCGCCGTGGCGACGCCCATGCACATGATCGCGCCGGTTAGCGCGGGCACCGACAAGGTCGTGCCCGTGGCGAACAGCATCCAGACGATTCCCGCGAGCGCCGCCGGCAGCGCCGTGATGATGACGAAGGGATCGACCCACGACTGGAAGTTGACGACGATCAGCAGGTAGATGAACAGCACCGCCGCGGCGAGGCCGAAGCCGAGCCCCGAAAAGGCGGTGTTCATCGTCGCATACTGGCCGCGGATGGTGATCGTCGCGCCTTTGGGCTCATGCGCCTTCATCGCCTTGATCACCTCCTGCACCTCGCCGGCGACCGCACCGAGATCGCGGCCTTGCGTCGTCGCATAAACGTCGATCACCGGCGCGAGATTGTAGTGGCTGACCACGGGCACCGTGCTCGACCGTTCGATCGTCGCGAGGCCGCCCAGCGGCTGCACCGGCCCGCCCGATGCGCCCGCGACCGGCACGTTGGCAAGATCGCTCATCGAGCCGACGAGATACTCTGGCGCCTGAGCGACCACCGGATAGGAGACGCCGCTCTTGGGATCGACGAAATAGACCGGCGCGGTCTGGGCCGAGCCCGCCAGCGCGTTGGACAGGTTATTGGTCACGTCGCGCTCGGTGATGCCGTACTGGCCGATGCGCGAACGGTCGACATCGACGTCGAGCTGCGGCGCGCGCGCCGGCTGCTGGATGCGCGCGTCGGCGATGCCGGGAATGCGGCTGATCCGCGCCAGCAGCTCCTGCGCATAGGCGCGCGCCGCGACCGGGTCCTTGGCGGCGATCTGCACGTCGATCGGTGCAGGCGCGCCGAAGTTCAGGATCTGGCTGGTGATGTCGGCGGGCAGGAAGGCGAAGGTCGTGCCGGCGAAGCGCTTGGGCAGTTCCTCACGCAGCTTGGCGACGACCTTTTCGGTGGGATCGTGGCCTTCGCTCAGCTTGATCATCACGTCGCCGTCCTGCGGGCCGATCGTGCCGCTGTTGTTGTAAACGGTGTTGATGCCGCTGTTGGGCAGGCCAATGTTGTCGGTGATCGAGGCCACCTGCCCTGCCGGGGCGATCTCGCGGACGGCGCGGTCGATACGCTCGAAGCGGGCGGAGACATCCTCGACCCGGGCGCCGATCGGCACGCGGACGTGCATGGCGATCTGGCCGGAATCGACGGTCGGAAAGAAATTGCTGCCCAGCATCGGCATCAGCCCGAACGACAGCAGGATCACGGCCATGAAGCCGAGCAGGAAAGGCTTGCGGTTGCTCAGCGCGCGCTGGAGCAGGCCGAGGTAGCCGTCGCGGATACCCTCGAAGCGACGCTCGAAGCCGCGCTGGAACCGGACCAGCGGATTGCGCGACTGCGACGCCCCGGCGAGGTGCTCGTCCTCACCAGGCTTGTGCGGTTCCAGCAGGTACATCGCCAAGGTCGGCACGAGCGTGCGCGACAGGATGAACGAGGCGATCATCGCGAAGATCACCGAAAGCGCCATCGGCACGAATAGATAGCCCGCCACGCCCGGCAGGAAGAACATCGGCACGAAGACGATGCAGATGCAGAGCAGCGAGACGAAGGCCGGGGTGACGATCTGCGCAGCGCCGTCGAGAATGGCCTCGATCACGCCTTTGCCCTGCTCGAGATGCCAGTTGATGTTCTCGATCGTCACCGTCGCATCGTCGACGAGGATGCCGACCGCGAGCGCGAGGCCGCCGAGCGTCATGACGTTGAGCGTCTGCCCGAAGAGTGCCAGCGCGCCGAGAGCGGACAGGATGGCGAGCGGGATCGACAGCGCGATGATCGCGGTCGAGCGCCAGGAGCCGAGAAACAGCAGGATCATCAGCGAGGTCAGCGCCGCGGCGATCAGGCCTTCCTTGGCCACGCCCGCGACCGCCGCCCGCACGAACAGCGACTGGTCGCCGATCGGGATGACCTTCAGCGTCGGCGGCAGGGTCGCGGCGATCTTCGGCAGCGCGTCCTTGACGCCGTTGACGATCGCCAAGGTCGAGGTCGTGCCGCTCTTGAGCACGGTCAGCAGGACCGAGCGGCTGCCGTCCACGTGGACGACGTTGGTCTGCGGGCTGCTGCCGTCGCGGACATGGGCGACATCGCGCATGTAGATCGTCGCGCCGCCGACGACCTTGACCGGCAGGTCGTTGAGCCCTTCGACCGTGGCCGGCGCATTGTTCAGCCGGACGCTGTATTGCGTCGGCCCGATCTTGACGAAGCCGGCGGGATTGATCTGGTTCTGTGCGGCGATGGCATTGCCGATGTCCTGCGGCGTCAGCCCCTTCGACTGCAGCGCCAGCGGATTGAGATCAACCTGGATCTGCCGCTGCTTGCCGCCCGAGGGATAGGGCATGGCCAGGCCCGGAATGGTGACCAGCTGCGGCCGGATCTGGTTCTGCCCGAGATCGAACAGCTGCTGCTCGGACAGTCCCGTGCCCGACAGCGCGAGCTGCACGATCGGCACGGTCGAGGCGTTGTAGTTGATGATCAGCGGCGGCGTCGCGCCGGGCGGCAGGTTGCGCAGGATCGTCTGCGAGATCGAAGTAACCTGCGCCGTCGCCAGGCGGACGTCCGCGTCGGGCTGGAAGTAGATCTTGACGATGCCGATGCCGGGCAGCGACTGGCTCTCGATATGGTCGATGTCATTGACCGTCGTCGTCAGCGTGCGTTCGTACTGGCTGATGATGCGGTTCGACATGTCCTCGGGCGGAAGGCCCGTGTACTGGAAGGCCACCGCCACCACCGGGATGCGGATGTTCGGGAAGATGTCGATCGGCGTGCGCAGCGCCGCGAGGATACCGAGGATCGCGATCAGGATCGCCATCACGATGAACGTGAGCGGCCGACTCAGGGCAATCTTGACGATATCGATCAATTCGCGACTCCCGCAGATCCGCCGGCCGTGGCCGCCGAATTTGTAACGCTCGCCTCTCCACAGCGAAGGTTCCGTGAGCGGGCAGACATTGCTGCCCGGCCAAGGTGTCAGGACCGGATCCGCCTCTAATCACGGCATATGACGGGGCGGCGATCCGTTGCGAAACGCCACCCTTTCACCGCCCATGCGCCGCGGGTTGTGTTGTGTCCAATATCCAATATGGCATGATTGATACGTTTGGAGACATGATCTGATGGACCTGCGCCATCTGCGCTATTTCGTCTACGTCGCCGAAGAGATGCATTTCGGGCGCGCGGCGCAGCGCCTCGGCATCTCCCAGCCGCCGCTGAGCCAGCAGATCCGCGCGCTCGAGGAGGAACTCGGCGTCCAGCTGTTCGAGCGCACCAGCCGGCGGGTGAGCCTCACCGCGGCGGGCCAAGCCCTGCTGCCGCAGGCACGCGAAGCCCTCGCCCAGATGGAACGGGCCGCGGAGGCCGCGCGGCAGGCCCATCGCGGCGAGATCGGGCGGCTGGGCCTGGGCTTCACCGCCTCGGCGCCTTTCGTCCCGCGCGTCGCCGACGCGCTCTACGCGTTCCGCCAGTCGCATCCGCAGGTCGAGTTGGCACTGCAGGAGCTGGGCCGCGACGAGCAGATCACGCGGGTCGAGCATGACGAACTCGACATCGGCATCATCCGCGCCTTCGAGCCGCCACTGCTTCCGGCGGGGATGGGCGCCGAATGCCTGATCGAGGAGGAAATGCTGCTCGCCGTTCGCCAGGATCACCCGCTCGCCCGACGCAACGCCGATCCCGCGATCGCCGATCTCGCGGGGGTTCCGCTTGTGCTCTACGGAACGGCCAACGGCGCGGGCTTCAACGAGCACTTCTTCGCGCTCTGCGAGCAGGCCGGCTTCCGCCCCAGCGTCGCGCTGGAGGTCACCAGCTTCGCCACCTTGCTCGGCCTCGTCGCCGCGGGCTTCGGCCCGACGATCCTGGCGCGGTCGCTCTCGCGGCTGCACGTCGACAACCTCGTGCTGCGCGACTTGGCCGATCCCGTGACCAGCCGGCTCTGGATGATCCACAAGCACAAGCTCTCGCCCATCGCCACAGCTTTCAAGGATACGATAACGCGACTCAGCGGCGGCGCCGAAAGTACCGCCTGAAAAATAATTCCCGGTCCGGGGAATAAAGCGCAGGCCCCCGCAGTCTTTCCGTCAATTCCATCAGGAAAGGCGGGAAATGACCAGCAATCGCAATACCCTCGACCGGCGCGGCGCCTTGCAGTGCCTCGGCTGGGCCGGCACCGGCGCCCTCTTCGCGCTGAGCGGCGGCGTCGCCAGCGCAAAGATGCTCGATCATGCTATCGGCAGCACGGCACCGGGCAAACCGACCGGCGCCAGGCCCTTCACATTCGTGCAGATCAGCGACACGCATATCGGCTTTTCCAAGCCGGCCAATCCCGATCCGATCGCAACGCTGCGGGAGTCGATCGCCAAGATCAAGGCACTCCCTCAGGCGCCCGACCTCGTCGTCCATACCGGCGACGTCACCCACCTCGCCACGCCCGAGCAGTTCGACAAGGCACAGCAGCTGCTGGCCGAGCTCGGCCTGCCGGTCCATGTGATCCCGGGGGAGCACGATCTGGTCGACGGCAACGATCCGCGCCCGTTTCTCCAGCGTTTCGGCAAAGACAGCCGCGGCAACGGCTGGTCGAGCTTCGATGCGGCCGGCGTGCACTTCGTCTCGCTGGTCAACGTCGTCCAGCTCGGCGACATGGGCATGGGAACGCTGGGGGCCGATCAACTCGCCTGGCTCAGCGCCGATCTCGCCGGCGTCTCCAGCTCGACGCCGATCGTGGTCCTGTCGCATTTCCCGCTCTGGGCACTCTACCCCGAATGGGGCTGGGGGACGCAGGACGCGACGGCGGCAATGAAGCTGCTCGCCCGCTTCGGCTCGGTCACCGCACTCAACGGCCACATCCATCAGATCCAGCGCAAAGTGGAAGGCCATGTGTCGTTCCACTCGGCGCGGTCCACCGCCTACCCCCAGCCGGCGCCCGGCGTCGGTGCAGGCCCGGGACCGCTGGTGCTGCCCCCAGAGCAGCTGCGCTCGGCGATCGGCGTGTCGACTTTGACCTTGAACCAAACCGACACGCCGATCGCCATCACCGACGCCGTCCTAGCCTGACTTACGGAAATCCAGCATCATGAACATCATTGCAATCGTCAGCCGGTCGGTAGCGGCCGGTGCGGTGACCGTCGCGCTCTGGACCGCTCTCGCCGGTCCCGGGCACGCGGCCAGCATTCCAGCTCCCGCGGGGCCGCACGGCAACCCCGCGAACGGCGCGCGGCTATACCAGAGCTGCATGGGTTGCCACTCGCTCGATGATAACGACGTCGGCCCGAAGCACCGCGGCGTGGTCGGGCGCAAGGCAGGGATCGTGCCCGGCTATGCCTATTCGGCCGCGCTGAAAAAGTCGGGCATCACCTGGACTCCGTCCCAGCTCGATCGCTGGCTGTCGGGTCCGCAGGCGATGGTGCCGGGCGCCAAGATGTATTTCTCGGTTGCCAATCCACAGAATCGCGCGGACATCATCGCCTATCTCGCGCAGCAGAAATGATCTTCCGATGAAGGCTCGCCCGTGATCTCTCCCCGCCGCTTTGCCATGCCCCGGCTGGCGTTCGGCCGCACCCGTAGTGATGCGGGCGCGGCCGAAGCGGCGGGCGACCGTTTCCGCCGTCTGATCCTGCCGCACCTCGACGCGGCCTATGGCTATGCCCGCTACCTGACACGCGATGCCGCTGTGGCCGAAGACGTCGTGCAGGAGGCCTTTCTTCGCGCCCTTCGCGCGATCGACGGCTGCCGCGACAACGAAAAGTCCTGGCTGCTCGCCATCGTGCGCAACTGCCATCACGACCTGGCGCGCAAGAACGGGCGCTATCGCAGCGCCGACGAGATCGATGCCGAGCCGGTGGACGAGGAGACGCCGCTGACCCAGCTCGAGCGCGCGAGCGACATCGAACAGGTGCGCGGCACGATAGAAGCGTTGCCCGAGCCCTTCCGCGAAGCCCTGGTTTTGCGTGAGCTCGAGGAAATGTCCTACCGCGACATCGCCGCAGTCAGCGGCGCGCCGATCGGCACGGTGATGTCGCGCCTCGCCCGCGGCCGCCAGATGCTGGCCGCAATGCTGATCGGAGATGAAGACGCGGACCAGACCGACAAGGGAGCAATCAGTCGATGAGCGGGTGTGGCGACAGGGAAATGGCGATGCACGCCCTGCTCGACGACGAGCTCGATGCGCTGGGCACGGTCGCGCTCGAAGAGCACATGCGCGGCTGTGTGTC
The window above is part of the Novosphingobium sp. G106 genome. Proteins encoded here:
- a CDS encoding cytochrome c family protein translates to MNIIAIVSRSVAAGAVTVALWTALAGPGHAASIPAPAGPHGNPANGARLYQSCMGCHSLDDNDVGPKHRGVVGRKAGIVPGYAYSAALKKSGITWTPSQLDRWLSGPQAMVPGAKMYFSVANPQNRADIIAYLAQQK
- a CDS encoding sigma-70 family RNA polymerase sigma factor — its product is MISPRRFAMPRLAFGRTRSDAGAAEAAGDRFRRLILPHLDAAYGYARYLTRDAAVAEDVVQEAFLRALRAIDGCRDNEKSWLLAIVRNCHHDLARKNGRYRSADEIDAEPVDEETPLTQLERASDIEQVRGTIEALPEPFREALVLRELEEMSYRDIAAVSGAPIGTVMSRLARGRQMLAAMLIGDEDADQTDKGAISR